The nucleotide sequence CGGGCGCGTTCTCCACGGCCGCTCCCGTGTCGGGGGCGGCATCGCCATCGGCCAGGTCGACCGCGATCGCGATCGGGCCGGCGACCACCTCTTCCTCGTCCTCGGCGTCGTCCACCGCGCCGGCCGCGGGCGCATCGAGGCGCTCGAGCACGGTGCCGCTGACGTCGAGCGCGATCTCGTCGATCTCGCCGAGCTTCACGCGCAGACGCGCGCCGCGTTCCTGCTGGCCGGCCACCGGGAACACCAGCGGCAGCGCATCGGCCCGCACCAGCGCGCCGTTGGGCAGGTCCTTGATGACGGTGGCCTCGAGCTCGGTGATGCCCTGCTGCTCGAGGTACTTCAGCGTCCAGAAGCGTTCCATGCCGCCCTGGTAGCCGTTGTAGGCCGCATAGGCCGCGTCGAAGCCCGAGAGGATCGAGAACAGGTCGGCGTCCTTGGGCTTGAACGGCGCGGCCAGCGCGGCGGTCTTGCCGTGGCGCGCGGCCGCGATGATCTGCCACTGGTTCACCAGGTCGGTGTAGCGGCGCAGCGGCGAGGTGCTCCAGGCATAGCTCTTCACGCCCAGGCCCGCGTGCGGCAGCGCGCGCGTGCCCATGCGCACCTTGATGCCGGGCGCGAGGCTGGCCTGGCTGCGGTAGAGCGCGGGCACGCCGAGCTCGCCGAGCCAGCCGCCCCAACTGCTGTTGGCCAGGATCATGGCCTCGGACACGATCAGGTCGAGCGGCGCGCCGCGCTGGCGCGTCGTGATCTGCACCTGCTCGGCGCCCGTGGGTTCGGCGCCGTCGTTGCCGACGAGGCGGAAGTTGTAGTCGGGCCGGTTGAAGTTCTCGGGCTTGCCGCGCACGACCTCGCGCTGCGCCTTCAGGTGGCGCGCGAGGCGGTGCAGGAACGAGAGCTGCGGGCGGAAGCGCGTGGCCACGGCCGGCGTGTCCTCGGGCGCGACGCTCGCGTCCTCGAGCCAGGCCTGCGTCACCGCCGTGTCGAGCTGGTCGTGGCGCAGGTTGGCGGCGATCGGCACGCGCTCGAGCTTCGTCTCGGTGGACTGCAGCTCGAGCGTGGCTTCGTCGAAGCGCGCATAGAGCGACACGGCCGGGCGGTCGGCGCCCTCGAGCAGCGTGTAGGTGTCGACCACCGCGTCGGGCAGCATCGTGATCTTGTAACCCGGCATGTAGACCGTGGACATGCGCGCGCGCGCCACCTGGTCGATGGCGCTGCCGGGAGCGAGCGCGAGGCCCGGCGCGGCGATGTGGATGCCGACCGTGATGGTGCCGCTGCCCAGGCCCTGCACCGAGAGCGCGTCGTCGATCTCGGTGGTCTGCGAGTCGTCGATGGAGAAGGCCTCGACGCCCTCGGCCAGCGGCAGCTCGTCGGCGATGGCCGGTGCCGTGAGCGCGGGGAAGCCCGTGCCCTTGGGGAAGTTCTCGAACAGGAAGCGGCGCCAGTGGAACTGGTAGGGCGAGTCGATCGCGCCCGCGCGCTCGAGCAGTTCGAGCGGCGCGCGCTGCGAGGCGCGCGAGGCTTCCACCACCGCCTTGTATTCGGGCGCGTTCTTGTCGGGCTTGAACAGGATGCGGTAGAGCTGCTCGCGCACCGGCGCCGGGCACACGCCTTCGGCGAGCTGGCCGGCCCATTCCACGATCTGCGCCTGGACCGCCTTCTTCTTCTCGATCGCGGCCAGCGCCTGCTGCACGATCTCGGCCGGCGCCTTCTTGAAGCGCCCCTTGCCTGCGCGGCGGAAGTAGTGCGGCGCCTCGAACAGCGCGAACAGCGCCGCGGCCTGCTGCGCCAGCGAGGGCTTGTCGCTGAAATACTCGGCCGACAGGTCGGCGAAGCCGAATTCGCCCTCGGCCGCGAATTCCCAGGCCAGGTCGAGGTCCATGGCGGCCGCGAGCGCACGCGCCTCGGCGATCAATTCGGCGGGCGAGGGCTTCTCGAACCGCAGCACGATGTTGGCGCCCTTGACCTTGACGCGCTTGCCGGTCTCGAGCTCGACCTGCGCCGAGGCTTCCGCCTCCGACAGCACGCGCCCGCCGAGGTATTTGCCGGCTTCTTCAAACAATACAAACATGGGGCGGATTCTCCCATGCAGGCGGGGCGGGCCTGTGGCGCGGGAGCCGCAGGCGGGCGGTTGGCGCGTTAAGGAACGGGGTTGATGAAGGCCATCACGTCATCCAGATGGCTCTTCTTGAAGTCCGAAAGGGCATGGTCGCCGCCCTCGATCAGCTTGACGCGGCTGTCGGCGTAGCGCGCCGACATCTCGTGCCAGTCGAGCACCTCGTCGCCCTTGGCGATGACCGCGAACACGCGCTCGGGGCGGGTCAGCGAGCCGACCTCCATGGCGCGCAGCTCGTGGATGTATTCGGGGCGGAAATAGAAATGCTCGGCCGGATCGTGCCAGGCGCTCTGGTCGCCGATGTAGAGCGTGAGGTCGCGCGCGGGATAGACGGCCGGGTTCAGCAGCACGGCGCGGCAGCGCGTCATGCCCGCGACGTAGGTCGCGTAGAAGCCGCCGAGCGAGGAGCCCACCACCGCCATCGACTTGCGCGGCCAGTCGGCGATGCCCTTCATCACCATGTCGATCGCATCCTTGGGGGAGGGCGGCAGCTGCGGGCACCACCAGTGCAGGTTCGGGTGCCGCTGCGCCACCCGGTCCGCCACCGCGCGCGCCTTGGTCGAGCGGGGCGAGGAACGGAAGCCGTGCAGGTACAGCAGATGGGTGGTTTGTGGTTCCATGCGGGGGGGCGACGGAAAGCGCGTCGATGGCGCGCTGCTTGCGAAGTCCAGGTAATTTTGCATGAGGTCCGTGCCCATCAGATGGCGTCGAGGCGAGAAAAACCCCGCGGCGCGGGCTTCCCGGAACGGGAGGAGGTCCTCGATGCCAGCGTGGCGCGGCAGGGGCACAACGCGAAAGTATTCATCGCGTGTTCCTCCCAGCGTGCAAAGTTCGAAGACGATTCGAGTGTGTGTGCAAGCCGCCCGATGCACATCCCATGAAAGGGTGAGGATTCGCGGACCTGCGAAAGCGTGCGCCGGCTTATGCTTCGGCCCCATGACTACCGAGGACCCCCATGACGCTACGCCCCGCCGCTGGGGCGTGCTCGTGGTCGAGG is from Variovorax paradoxus and encodes:
- a CDS encoding esterase, with protein sequence MEPQTTHLLYLHGFRSSPRSTKARAVADRVAQRHPNLHWWCPQLPPSPKDAIDMVMKGIADWPRKSMAVVGSSLGGFYATYVAGMTRCRAVLLNPAVYPARDLTLYIGDQSAWHDPAEHFYFRPEYIHELRAMEVGSLTRPERVFAVIAKGDEVLDWHEMSARYADSRVKLIEGGDHALSDFKKSHLDDVMAFINPVP
- a CDS encoding RNB domain-containing ribonuclease; translation: MFVLFEEAGKYLGGRVLSEAEASAQVELETGKRVKVKGANIVLRFEKPSPAELIAEARALAAAMDLDLAWEFAAEGEFGFADLSAEYFSDKPSLAQQAAALFALFEAPHYFRRAGKGRFKKAPAEIVQQALAAIEKKKAVQAQIVEWAGQLAEGVCPAPVREQLYRILFKPDKNAPEYKAVVEASRASQRAPLELLERAGAIDSPYQFHWRRFLFENFPKGTGFPALTAPAIADELPLAEGVEAFSIDDSQTTEIDDALSVQGLGSGTITVGIHIAAPGLALAPGSAIDQVARARMSTVYMPGYKITMLPDAVVDTYTLLEGADRPAVSLYARFDEATLELQSTETKLERVPIAANLRHDQLDTAVTQAWLEDASVAPEDTPAVATRFRPQLSFLHRLARHLKAQREVVRGKPENFNRPDYNFRLVGNDGAEPTGAEQVQITTRQRGAPLDLIVSEAMILANSSWGGWLGELGVPALYRSQASLAPGIKVRMGTRALPHAGLGVKSYAWSTSPLRRYTDLVNQWQIIAAARHGKTAALAAPFKPKDADLFSILSGFDAAYAAYNGYQGGMERFWTLKYLEQQGITELEATVIKDLPNGALVRADALPLVFPVAGQQERGARLRVKLGEIDEIALDVSGTVLERLDAPAAGAVDDAEDEEEVVAGPIAIAVDLADGDAAPDTGAAVENAPA